The region GCCATTTAACAACAGTGCGCAGTCGTGATGCAGTCATTAATGGCGTGATTGTGAACGTGCGGGCTCCAGAGGAAGGAACACTAGAGAAACTCCAGGCGCAGGTAGGGGACTTTATCGAACCCACGGATGCACCCTTGGCCCTCATAGAAAATGACTATGTCAGTCAAGGCAACGCTCGCGAAGTTGAAAAATGGTTAGAGCGGCGGCGGGGAGAATTAAAAGCTGCTCAGGTAAAGTTGGCTCAATTGCAAAGACTCCTCGCCTCTGCCCAAAGGGATGAACGCAATCAGCACAGACTAGAGGTGGAGCAAACCAATCGCCAAGTGGCTGCTGCTCAAGCAGAACTCGCAGCGGCTAAGGCCAAGCTTGCGGATGCCAAGGCGCGCTATCAACTGGCACAAATGAACTACCAGCGCTTTAGCCAGTTGGCCCGGCAGGGGGCGGTACCCCAAGCCCAAGCGGATGCGGCTCTAACGGAGTTGCAGCAAAGCCAAGCCCAAGTGGCTGCTCGTCAACGGGAGGTGGAAGCTGCGGCTCACACCGTTGAGGCCCTGAAGGCTGATGCCCGTGCTGCTGAATTGGGGCTGACACTGCGCAACACTCGCAGTAACTATGACCCCCGCCTAAGGCGGCAAGAGTTACAAACTCAAATTAGCGAACAGCAGGCGATCGTCCAAGGGATGCAACAGGAAATGGCTGCCCAACAACGACAAGTTGCCCAAGCCCAGCGGGAGGTTGCTCAGCGCAAAGTGGTGAAGGTGACTGCTCCCATTGCCGGTTATGTCTGGCGGGTGGATGCCCGTCCGGGGATGTTTCTCGGTAAAGGGGATCAAATTTTGCA is a window of Thermosynechococcus vestitus BP-1 DNA encoding:
- a CDS encoding HlyD family secretion protein, which encodes MTQIKNQVVPAQQLKLRRSLLANLLVFAAGCGILAFAVLFLYRHLTTVRSRDAVINGVIVNVRAPEEGTLEKLQAQVGDFIEPTDAPLALIENDYVSQGNAREVEKWLERRRGELKAAQVKLAQLQRLLASAQRDERNQHRLEVEQTNRQVAAAQAELAAAKAKLADAKARYQLAQMNYQRFSQLARQGAVPQAQADAALTELQQSQAQVAARQREVEAAAHTVEALKADARAAELGLTLRNTRSNYDPRLRRQELQTQISEQQAIVQGMQQEMAAQQRQVAQAQREVAQRKVVKVTAPIAGYVWRVDARPGMFLGKGDQILQLLDCRRRWIDVFVDEQLLRLIPPGTRAKIELYGAKGKVLQGTVTNIRSGLGRLNPGDDQVIPIPENYPRQSQVRVELDSDQDWGDGNFCYVGYTARVTFQINP